Genomic DNA from Sphingobium sp. WTD-1:
CCCCTGTTCGGCGCGCAGATCGAGCTGATCGTGCTCTATCTCGCGCTCCCCATGCTGTTCTTCACCATCTGGCTGGGGTTCCCCAATGTCACCCAGGTCGGCCGGGCGATCCGCATCCTGCGCAGCCAGCCGCATGAGGGCGAGGCGAAGGGCGATGTCAGCCAGTGGGGCGCGCTCTCGACGGCCCTGTCCGGGACCATTGGCCTGGGCAATATTGCCGGCGTCGCGGTGGCGCTGACCATGGGCGGGCCGGGCGCGATCTTGTGGATGTTCATCATCGGCTGGTTCGCGATGACGGTGAAGATGGCGGAGGTCACGCTGGGCCTCAAATATCGCGTCTTCGACGAACGCGGCCATGTCCATGGCGGGCCGATGTATGTGCTCAAAGCCGTCGGCGCAGCGCGCGGCTGGCCGAAGATCGGCCTGGTGCTCGGCGGCGCCTATGCCTTCTTTGCCCTGTTCGGCGCGATCCCGATGGTGCAGGTGAACCAGAGCTTCGCCCAGGTGAAGGTGGTCACCGGCATGACCAATGGCTGGGCCTATGGCGTGTTCATCGCGGCGGCCGTCGCGCTGGTGACGATGGGCGGCGCGGCCTGGCTGGGCGAGGTGTCGAAGCGCCTGACCCCGCTCAAGGTCACCGTCTATCTGGGCGGTGTCGCGGCGATCCTGATCCTCCATGCCGACGCTATTCCCGGCGCGCTCGCGCTGATCTGGCACGGCGCCTTTTCCAGCGATGCGGCCACCGGCGGGGCGATCGGCGCCTTTGTCGCGGGCATGCGTCGCGCGGTCTTCGCCAGCGAGGCGGGTGTCGGGTCCGCCGTCATGGCACACAGCCTGGCGCGGGCACGCCATCCGGTGTCCGAAGGCCTTGTCGCGCTGCTGGAGCCGCTGCTCGGCACGATGATCGTCTGCGCGCTGGGCGGGCTGGCGCTGGTCGTCGCCGGCACCTGGAACAATGGGCTGGAGGGCATCGCCATCACCTCGGCAGCCTTTGCCAAGGTGTCGCCCTGGTTCCCCTGGCTGCTCGCCGTCGTCGTCTTCCTCTTCGCCTATTCGACGCTGGTGGCCTGGGGCTTCTACGGCCTTCAGGCCTGGGGCTATCTGTTCGGCAATGGCCCCCGCGCCCAATGGGTCTACAAGATCCTCTATGTCGTCGCCCTGCCTCCGGCCGCCGCGATCGACCTTGGCCGGGTGGTCGGCATCGTCGATAGCAGCTTCTTCCTGATGGCGATTCCCAATGTCATCGCCCTCTATCTGTGCGCCGGCGAACTGCGCCGCGACGTGAAGGCCTATCTCGCCGATCAGGCTTAACTTCGCACATTTCCCGCACATTCTGACATAATCTTGCGGGGCCGCGATCCTATCGGAAAGCGGCCCCGTTCTTATAGCATGACCTTAACCAGATAGGACAGAAACGAAAAAGGCCCCGCCTGCCGGCGGAGCCTCTTCGTTCGTGCAGATGGTCGGGGCGTCAGATCTTGTCGCCGAGCGCACCCTTCACCGAGCCGGCCACATCCTGGGCCGTACCCTTAGCCTTCTGAATCTTGCCTTCGGCTTCCAGGCGTTCATTATCCGTGGCCTTGCCGATCGCTTCCTTCGTGGCACCGGCGGCCTTGTTGCCCGCAGCCTTCACCTTGTCGGTCATTTCACCCATATGGTTTCTCCTTGGAAGTGGCTTTCCCCCTGTCAACCATCGGACAGGGGGAAAGGTTTCCATCGAAACGCGGGCGTCATGACAAAATCAGGGCTTGATCCCGTAGCGGGCATAGACGGCGTCGATGCGCGGATCGATGCGGCGGGCGACCGCGATTTCCGCGTCCCCCTCGCTCGCCCGACCCAGCCGATGCAGCACGATGCCGCGCATGTATCGGCTCGGCTCCTTGCCCGGCTCCTGCGCGACGACGACATCCAGGTCGCGCAGCGCATCATCGAACCGGCCCATGCGGAACCACAGCATCGCCCGACTGTCGAGCGCGGCCATGCTACCCGAACTCAGCTCCACCGCCTTGGTGCAATCCTGCATCGCGCTGTCCAGCTCGACATTGCGCGATCCCTTGACCCAGCAACGCTCGTTGAACAGACCGGTCATGCCCGGCTTTTCCGCCAGTTGCGCATCGATGATCTCGATCGCCTTAGCCGGATCGCCATAGGTGCCGAGCAGCGTCGCCTTGAAGCTGCGATAGCTGTCGCGCGCCTCGCCACCGATCGCGATCTTTGCGTCGACCATGCCCAGTGCATCATCCAGCTTGCCGCTTTCCGCCAGATAGGTCGCGACCGTGCCGACCGCCGCGCCCGATGCCGGGTCGAGCTGGCGCGCCATCCGGCCATCGGCCAGCGCGCCGGTCACGTCGCCGGTCTGGAACCGGCGATAGGCACGCTGCAGATAGAGGTCGACGTCGGGCTTGATCCCGATCGCCTTGTCCAGATCGACCAGCGCATTCTTGTAATCGCCGATGCCCCAGCGGAAATTGCTGCGACTGGAATAGCCGGTCGCGTCCTCCGCATCGGCGGCGATCGCCTTGGCAAAGGTCGCCTCGACCGCCCTGGACTGCGGCCAGGCGGCGATGGTCGCCGGGCTGTAATCCCACAAATAGGTCGGTTTGGCCGGGCCGATCACATGCGGCGACATGGCCTGCACCGTGGCCAGCGCATCGCGCTCGTCGGGCAGGCGATCGGCCGCGATCTCGACGCCGGTGGCGTCGGTCCGCTCCTCGACGTCCAGCACCCCGTCCTTCAGCTGCACGGTCCGGCGCAGGTCATAGCCGGCCACCGTCTTGCTGAGGCCCTGCTCGCCCTCGATCGCATAGCCCTTGCCGCCCTGGGGCAGGCGCAGGCGCAGATGATAGCGGATGCCGATCGGTGCGCTCGTCGCCACCGGGATCGCCAGCCAGGCGGGGCGTGCCCGGTCCGGCGCGAAGCTGATCTCGTCGATCAGCTTGCCGGCGTCGCGGCGATAGCGCCGGTCGCTCAGCTTCCAGGGCGAACTGGTGACGCCATGGGCGGTGAAGGTGACGGTGGCCGAGGCCGCATCGGTGGTGACGCCGACCTGGCTATATTGGGCTGTGCCGACCTGCTCGCTGAAGAAGCCCTGCACCATCTCGTCGCGCCGCTTGGCATCCATCTGACCAAGGCCCGTGCTG
This window encodes:
- a CDS encoding DUF3857 domain-containing protein → MSSLTLPWAPDKGDLIIHELSILRGDQVIDALASGKKFTVLRREQGLEALQISGILTATMAVEGVQVGDVVRLRYSTTSKDDALGGHVQNVSALPAAPLRLGYGRVRLLWDDADAPRWKLLASGVDAKPVKKGGLTELSFAVPLAKQPEMPADAPTRYTHPPLFELSTFASWADVSKTMAPLYATDGLIADGSPLAGELAKLKALPGSPKEKAAAALQLVQDHVRYLMVGMNGGNYVPQKPAETWTLRYGDCKAKTLLLLSLLRGLGIEAEPVLASSTLGDSVPERLPTAAAFDHVLVRAVIDGQSYWLDGTGLGSRLEDIGDTPRFGSVLPVRAAGAELMPIQTHANARPTIDVSVEADESGHEKLPTVFDAKAVLRGQIATMISTGLGQMDAKRRDEMVQGFFSEQVGTAQYSQVGVTTDAASATVTFTAHGVTSSPWKLSDRRYRRDAGKLIDEISFAPDRARPAWLAIPVATSAPIGIRYHLRLRLPQGGKGYAIEGEQGLSKTVAGYDLRRTVQLKDGVLDVEERTDATGVEIAADRLPDERDALATVQAMSPHVIGPAKPTYLWDYSPATIAAWPQSRAVEATFAKAIAADAEDATGYSSRSNFRWGIGDYKNALVDLDKAIGIKPDVDLYLQRAYRRFQTGDVTGALADGRMARQLDPASGAAVGTVATYLAESGKLDDALGMVDAKIAIGGEARDSYRSFKATLLGTYGDPAKAIEIIDAQLAEKPGMTGLFNERCWVKGSRNVELDSAMQDCTKAVELSSGSMAALDSRAMLWFRMGRFDDALRDLDVVVAQEPGKEPSRYMRGIVLHRLGRASEGDAEIAVARRIDPRIDAVYARYGIKP
- a CDS encoding CsbD family protein produces the protein MGEMTDKVKAAGNKAAGATKEAIGKATDNERLEAEGKIQKAKGTAQDVAGSVKGALGDKI
- a CDS encoding amino acid carrier protein, with translation MENFNAAVDALSSAVFFKVPLFGAQIELIVLYLALPMLFFTIWLGFPNVTQVGRAIRILRSQPHEGEAKGDVSQWGALSTALSGTIGLGNIAGVAVALTMGGPGAILWMFIIGWFAMTVKMAEVTLGLKYRVFDERGHVHGGPMYVLKAVGAARGWPKIGLVLGGAYAFFALFGAIPMVQVNQSFAQVKVVTGMTNGWAYGVFIAAAVALVTMGGAAWLGEVSKRLTPLKVTVYLGGVAAILILHADAIPGALALIWHGAFSSDAATGGAIGAFVAGMRRAVFASEAGVGSAVMAHSLARARHPVSEGLVALLEPLLGTMIVCALGGLALVVAGTWNNGLEGIAITSAAFAKVSPWFPWLLAVVVFLFAYSTLVAWGFYGLQAWGYLFGNGPRAQWVYKILYVVALPPAAAIDLGRVVGIVDSSFFLMAIPNVIALYLCAGELRRDVKAYLADQA